One Lutzomyia longipalpis isolate SR_M1_2022 chromosome 4, ASM2433408v1 DNA segment encodes these proteins:
- the LOC129795044 gene encoding uncharacterized protein LOC129795044, protein MGREGRNGNGYNSFDQEKLDLPDAFSSPRSGDEVEADVDDPADLLHLLSNTVRQEYLSYLEKLLYSNYETWMICRTHDEGFDLNLEDLHACAKTLELKALKSSMIVNLYRKAMLKIISEIRQETQSKKLSGRLVKSYEKIHGKYCNAQTQTEEENFLIERYFRESLPHPAGPPSPKRKRKHPKKRKSHGKTKEEAHPVVQEEPQREKDEIEANLEKLFASETVEVDIFENPGDLDAHIKLVLSETKTLEPLEKSPKFPEVVEVNAQDTLRDSMWPCELRMRRKKLYRVMCDVGEYSLRRYERVKAIFGDLFGEDSDDEDCPPSPSTDMDAITLSSCRKRIAPTIVKHLMKPFNEGLIANRWLFKKLAKSLADSIVIENDYADDRYVRDFIDEYFAIHPNVVDVADIV, encoded by the exons ATGGGTCGGGAAGGAAGGAACGGGAATGGCTACAATTCCTTTGATCAGGAAAAACTAGACCTTCCGGACGCCTTCAGTTCCCCACGATCAGGTGATGAGGTGGAAGCAGACGTGGACGACCCAGCGGATTTACTTCATTTACTCTCCAACACTGTCCGGCAGGAATATCTCAGCTACTTGGAGAAGCTTCTCTACTCCAACTATGAAACCTGGATGATTTGCCGTACCCACGACGAAGGGTTTGATCTGAATCTCGAGGATTTGCACGCCTGTGCGAAGACGTTGGAGTTGAAAGCCCTCAAATCCTCCATGATTGTCAATCTCTACCGGAAGGCGATgctaaaaatt ATTTCAGAGATTCGCCAGGAGACACAGAGCAAGAAACTAAGTGGACGCCTCGTAAAATCCTACGAAAAGATTCACGGAAAGTACTGCAATGCCCAAACGCAAACAGAGgaggagaattttctcattgagcGCTACTTCCGGGAATCCCTTCCGCATCCCGCAGGACCTCCGTCACCAAAGAGAAAGCGCAAGCATCCAAAGAAGCGAAAAAGCCACGGGAAGACCAAAGAGGAAGCCCATCCGGTGGTGCAGGAAGAACCACAGAGAGAAAAGGATGAAATTGAGGCGAATCTGGAGAAGCTCTTTGCATCGGAAACGGTTGAAGTGGACATCTTTGAGAATCCCGGAGATCTCGATGCGCACATCAAGCTAGTTCTGTCCGAGACAAAAACCCTGGAGCCGCTGGAGAAGTCCCCAAAATTCCCGGAAGTAGTCGAGGTGAATGCCCAGGATACTCTACGGGATAGCATGTGGCCGTGTGAGCTGCGGATGCGCCGGAAGAAGCTCTATCGCGTAATGTGTGACGTCGGGGAGTACAGCCTGCGCCGGTATGAACGCGTCAAGGCCATCTTTGGGGATCTCTTTGGTGAGGACAGTGACGACGAAGACTGCCCACCGAGTCCCTCAACGGACATGGATGCCATAACGCTGAGCAGCTGCCGGAAGCGCATTGCACCGACCATTGTGAAGCATCTCATGAAGCCCTTCAATGAGGGGCTCATTGCCAATCGGTGGCTCTTCAAGAAACTCGCCAAGAGTCTCGCGGACAGTATTGTGATTGAGAATGACTACGCAG atgatCGCTATGTGAGAGATTTTATCGATGAATACTTTGCCATACATCCCAACGTTGTCGATGTTGCTGATATTGTctaa
- the LOC129795070 gene encoding hydroxyacylglutathione hydrolase, mitochondrial: MSSFLLRKLPNGVTQKLTQSYFTVQTWLNVGFRGTHSIPDHIKLTTMDVKILPALQDNYMYLIVDKATKDAAIVDPVDPPSVLQAVEEEKVNLVKVLTTHHHWDHAGGNEKLVKDFQKGPLEVFGGDDRIGALTKKVGDGDTFKIGNLSVRCLFTPCHTTGHICYYVQSNDEGAVFTGDTLFSAGCGRFFEGTPEQMYAALVDKLSALPDETKVFCGHEYTASNLKYAKHVEPANPAVEERIQWTKERRDAKLPTVPSTIGAEKSFNPFMRVNDKSVQEHANASDGVTTMGFLRREKDSFKA, translated from the exons ATGTCTTCTTTCCTCCTCAGGAAACTTCCCAACGGAGTAACGCAGAAGCTAACTCAATCCTACTTTACAG TGCAAACTTGGCTAAACGTTGGTTTTCGCGGTACTCATAGCATTCCTGACCACATTAAGCTCACTACGATGGACGTAAAGATCCTCCCGGCACTTCAAGATAACTACATGTACCTCATTGTGGACAAGGCAACAAAGGATGCTGCCATTGTGGATCCCGTAGATCCCCCATCGGTGCTTCAAGCTGTCGAGGAGGAGAAGGTGAACTTGGTGAAAGTCT TGACAACACACCATCACTGGGATCATGCTGGAGGCAATGAGAAGCTCGTCAAGGACTTCCAGAAAGGTCCTCTTGAGGTGTTCGGTGGGGATGATCGCATTGGGGCGCTTACGAAGAAGGTAGGCGATGGGGATACCTTCAAGATTGGTAATCTCAGTGTTCGCTGCCTCTTCACGCCGTGCCACACAACTGGTCACATCTGCTACTACGTCCAATCCAACGACGAGGGGGCTGTTTTCACGGGAGACACCCTCTTCAGTGCCGGCTGTGGGCGCTTCTTCGAGGGTACTCCGGAACAAATGTACGCCGCTCTTGTGGACAAACTCTCCGCTCTGCCGGATGAGACGAAGGTCTTCTGTGGGCACGAGTACACAGCCTCCAATCTCAAGTACGCCAAGCACGTTGAACCCGCCAATCCGGCCGTTGAGGAGAGGATTCAGTGGACAAAGGAGCGTCGGGATGCTAAACTTCCAACAGTCCCCTCCACGATTGGAGCCGAAAAGTCCTTCAATCCCTTCATGAGGGTCAACGATAAGAGTGTCCAGGAACACGCCAATGCCTCCGATGGAGTCACCACAATGGGCTTCCTAAGGCGCGAGAAGGATTCATTCAAAGCctaa
- the LOC129795094 gene encoding proteasome subunit beta type-3, with protein sequence MSIMAYNGGCVVAMKGKDCVAIGTDHRFGIQAQTIDTTFEKVFEINPRMFLGLVGLQSDILTVRDKLMYRKNLYEVRENRVMTPERFAAMLSSFLYERRFGPYFVEPVIAGLDPKTNKPFIANMDLIGCPNQPNDFVVTGTCAEQLYGMCETLWEPDLGPTELFEVIAQSMVNAFDRDAISGWGATVYIIEKDKITTKTIKTRMD encoded by the coding sequence ATGTCGATAATGGCATACAATGGGGGCTGCGTGGTGGCCATGAAGGGCAAAGACTGCGTAGCCATCGGAACAGATCATCGTTTTGGGATTCAAGCTCAGACCATTGATACGACCTTTGAGAAAGTCTTCGAGATCAATCCCCGGATGTTCCTGGGGCTTGTGGGCCTGCAGTCTGACATTCTCACCGTGCGCGATAAGCTGATGTACCGGAAGAATCTCTACGAGGTGCGTGAGAATCGCGTAATGACCCCCGAAAGATTCGCAGCAATGCTCTCGAGTTTCCTCTATGAGCGCCGCTTTGGGCCCTACTTCGTTGAGCCTGTGATTGCTGGGCTGGATCCCAAGACCAATAAGCCCTTTATTGCAAATATGGACCTCATAGGATGCCCCAATCAGCCCAATGACTTTGTCGTGACGGGAACGTGTGCTGAGCAACTCTATGGGATGTGTGAGACACTCTGGGAGCCCGATTTGGGGCCAACGGAACTCTTTGAGGTCATTGCGCAGTCCATGGTGAATGCCTTCGACAGGGATGCCATTTCCGGATGGGGTGCCACTGTGTACATCATTGAGAAGGACAAGATTACAACAAAAACCATTAAAACTCGCATGGATTAA
- the LOC129794982 gene encoding transcription initiation factor TFIID subunit 3, which translates to MSEAYSHQVLRTVVAQICQTIGWHSIQSGTLDILVDTAKRYIQALGRDTHRFTELAQRTEPNLDDLERAFADWQVNYDDIVEYVRNVSPEECAIKVPKYPAKKENHLNFLKPGSKEVITRPVHIPEYMPPILPEEEDGKVAEKENQRSRDEIDVVSLSPRQATAVKVERDFVPPAPVPRARFSAQAEDEMGRSVRENSSVIMTTSGFISPSRAGKAPDAKLSVDVADLIQQLVGPEAAPLPQKPFLPPSHASKAPPEPKDNPLAAPIHAAPSPLNIASANPDKFDVKVKGRKGDRKEGAEKPRQKNKPHRAKEGPTRKAHTSKKAMREAQEQQIRPPAPEMPLPMDLVTVKKPPDEPPEVPIVEGKISAEPDKLKMNIFKRISTKGTGVKEEKSMEGLPDSLPFVPGPELTIRAIPATPESPVQKKRQNPSGRSTEPKERKKPRTEKVSKKQKMQLNPSPMADNAMRFDGGFQGDFHQPPIKQETSPGGIPPMFPPQQPSPRASAHNLFNLFNFSSSPGLIPPPALFGNPFGLHPQQPPGGLPFPPGMRAPNPFNIMPLPRFPPINPPAPPTPPALPESLLPQSPPDRAHCNVAPLVPESLKLEPLVLNMSTTPPVEPKDEPVVIPDDDEEEAKRRKMEKKVKKKKEKKEKTKDKEKKREEKRALKEAMKVSKAKEKREKKKERERLEREGAFKEENMTSIPKLTLKLGAAHSPNPPSPEGGRKLTIKPIKREPAGEADGGEMPELARISPLVTRPPKPKSPPQSGYGFFQHSPTGAGIPSSTAISGTKGFPPSLATQGEHIKSPTTSLLTPLPIKGRPRGSGSKQHTATLSAAPAVPTMSSSGLNMSVETSLLPEKLPNNSMRDADGNQVWICPACGRVDDGTPMIGCDGCDAWYHWVCVGIQVPPDATEDWYCRVCIVKKQEMQAGGGGGMEKKKKRKKREKKQQQV; encoded by the exons ATGAGTGAAGCGTACTCGCATCAAGTACTGCGAACGGTGGTGGCGCAGATTTGCCAAACAATTGGATGGCATTCCATCCAATCCGGGACTCTGGACATTCTCGTGGATACGGCAAAGCGCTACATCCAGGCCCTGGGGCGGGACACGCACAGATTCACAGAGTTGG CCCAGAGAACGGAGCCGAATTTAGATGATCTGGAACGGGCATTTGCGGATTGGCAGGTGAATTATGATGACATTGTGGAGTACGTGAGGAATGTGAGCCCGGAGGAGTGCGCCATTAAGGTACCAAAGTACCCGGCAAAGAAGGAGAATCACCTGAATTTCCTCAAGCCGGGAAGTAAGGAAGTCATCACGCGTCCCGTTCACATTCCCGAGTATATGCCACCAATTTTGCCTGAAGAGGAAGATGGGAAGGTGGCTGAGAAGGAGAATCAACGTTCCCGGGATGAGATTGACGTGGTTTCCTTGTCTCCGCGTCAGGCGACTGCTGTGAAGGTTGAGAGGGATTTTGTACCCCCAGCTCCAGTGCCACGGGCGAGATTCTCAGCACAGGCTGAGGATGAAATGGGGAGGAGTGTCCGGGAGAATAGTAGTGTCATAATGACAACTTCTGGGTTCATTTCCCCCTCCCGGGCAGGAAAGGCTCCGGATGCGAAGCTAAGTGTGGATGTTGCGGATCTAATTCAGCAGCTTGTTGGTCCGGAAGCGGCTCCTCTGCCCCAGAAACCCTTCCTTCCACCTTCGCACGCTTCGAAAGCCCCCCCGGAGCCGAAGGACAACCCCCTGGCGGCTCCTATTCATGCTGCTCCTTCGCCCCTGAATATCGCTTCGGCAAATCCAGATAAATTCGACGTGAAGGTCAAAGGGCGCAAAGGGGACCGGAAGGAAGGTGCAGAGAAGCCCCGACAGAAGAACAAACCACACAGAGCCAAGGAAGGACCCACCCGGAAGGCGCATACGAGTAAGAAGGCAATGCGAGAGGCGCAGGAGCAGCAAATACGCCCTCCAGCACCGGAAATGCCCCTCCCAATGGACCTGGTTACGGTTAAGAAGCCTCCGGATGAGCCACCGGAAGTTCCCATCGTTGAAGGGAAGATTAGCGCAGAACCGGATAAGCTGAAGATGAATATCTTCAAGAGGATCTCCACAAAAGGGACTGGGGTGAAGGAGGAGAAATCCATGGAGGGTCTTCCGGATTCCCTGCCCTTTGTACCAGGGCCAGAACTCACAATTAGAGCCATTCCCGCTACTCCGGAATCCCCGGTGCAGAAGAAACGACAAAATCCCAGTGGCAGGAGCACAGAGCCGAAAGAGAGGAAGAAACCACGCACGGAGAAGGTGTCCAAGAAGCAGAAGATGCAACTCAATCCATCTCCAATGGCGGACAATGC GATGCGCTTCGATGGTGGCTTCCAGGGTGACTTCCATCAGCCACCGATAAAGCAGGAAACCTCACCAGGTGGGATTCCGCCAATGTTCCCACCGCAGCAGCCCTCACCACGAGCATCGGCGCACAATCTCTTCAATCTCTTCAACTTCTCCAGCAGTCCGGGACTTATTCCACCTCCGGCTCTCTTTGGCAATCCCTTTGGGTTGCATCCACAGCAGCCACCTGGTGGGCTTCCCTTCCCGCCCGGAATGCGCGCCCCCAATCCCTTCAACATCATGCCACTGCCGCGTTTCCCGCCGATTAATCCTCCAGCTCCACCCACGCCACCAGCCCTTCCGGAATCCCTCCTTCCGCAATCCCCGCCAGATAGGGCGCATTGCAATGTGGCACCCCTTGTGCCGGAATCCCTCAAACTCGAACCTCTCGTGCTGAACATGTCCACAACGCCACCAGTTGAGCCAAAAGATGAGCCCGTGGTGATTCCGGATGATGACGAGGAGGAGGCAAAGCGACGGAAGATGGAGAAgaaggtgaagaagaagaaggagaagaaagagAAGACAAAGGACAAGGAGAAGAAGCGCGAAGAGAAACGTGCCCTAAAGGAGGCAATGAAGGTGTCAAAAGCAAAGGAGAAGCgcgagaagaagaaggaacgCGAAAGGTTGGAGCGTGAGGGGGCTTTCAAGGAGGAAAACATGACCAGCATCCCGAAGTTGACGCTTAAACTTGGTGCAGCCCATTCGCCCAATCCGCCATCCCCAGAAGGAGGCAGGAAGTT AACAATTAAGCCCATTAAACGTGAGCCTGCGGGTGAAGCTGATGGTGGAGAAATGCCAGAATTGGCGAGAATTTCTCCCCTTGTGACGCGTCCGCCAAAGCCAAAGTCACCCCCACAGTCGGGTTATGGGTTTTTCCAGCATTCCCCAACTGGGGCAGGAATACCGTCATCCACGGCAATTTCAG GAACAAAAGGATTTCCGCCATCTTTGGCAACACAGGGAGAGCATATTAAGAGCCCAACGACGTCTCTCTTGACCCCTCTGCCCATCAAGGGACGTCCAAGGGGGAGTGGGAGCAAGCAGCACACGGCAACACTTTCAGCAGCTCCCGCTGTTCCAACAATGAGCTCTTCAG GACTCAATATGTCGGTTGAGACGAGTCTCCTACCTGAGAAGCTGCCCAACAACTCAATGAGG GATGCGGATGGAAATCAAGTTTGGATCTGCCCTGCATGTGGACGCGTGGACGATGGAACGCCGATGATTGGGTGCGATGGATGCGATGCCTGGTACCACTGGGTTTGCGTTGGTATCCAAGTACCGCCAGATGCAACGGAGGATTGGTACTGCCGCGTGTGCATCGTGAAGAAGCAAGAAATGCAGGCAGGCGGCGGAGGGGggatggagaagaagaagaagcgcaAGAAGCGCGAAAAGAAACAGCAACAGGTTTAG
- the LOC129795060 gene encoding abasic site processing protein HMCES → MCGRTCLTLAPAEVCRACRYKTQKDPKGKEEEPQWRSEYNLGKSYKPSYNIAPTDITPVLISGQHFEEEAAAEGSQVVVPMMWGIVPFWHKGEHNTHGLTTNNCRLENLMTSRLYKRSFLNGQRCVIICEGFYEWQTTKRAKSSERDVFFIYTPQKDSIKIEDNTSWDPEDVQLLRMAGIYDVWTSESGDTLYSYTIITFQSNKKLSWMHDRMPAILDTDEKVAAWLDYKKVQPDDALKLLKPTENITWHQVSRIVNNSRNKSDQCNKPLAEGKSSPIKSKMMQSWLGKANKPRSSRDIEEDEEVSKKPKLEVKEEDPEEPSSSGEPAE, encoded by the exons atgTGTGGACGAACTTGCTT AACTCTCGCTCCGGCTGAAGTGTGCAGGGCATGTCGatataaaacacaaaaagacCCCAAAGGGAAGGAAGAGGAGCCCCAGTGGCGATCAGAATACAATCTCGGGAAGTCTTACAAGCCATCTTACAACATTGCTCCAACTGACATTACCCCCGTCTTGATTTCCGGACAGCACTTTGAGGAGGAAGCCGCTGCTGAGGGGAGTCAAGTAGTCGTGCCAATGATGTGGGGAATTGTTCCATTTTGGCACAAAGGGGAGCACAACACCCACGGCTTGACAACCAACAATTGCCGCCTGGAGAACCTCATGACATCCCGGCTGTACAAGCGCTCCTTCCTCAATGGGCAGCGCTGCGTCATTATCTGCGAAGGTTTCTACGAGTGGCAGACCACAAAACGCGCTAAATCCTCCGAGAGGGATGTCTTCTTCATCTACACACCCCAGAAGGATTCCATAAAGATTGAGGATAACACCTCCTGGGACCCAGAGGATGTGCAACTCCTCCGAATGGCTGGAATCTACGATGTGTGGACGAGTGAAAGTGGAGATACCCTCTACAGTTACACCATCATCACATTCCAATCCAATAAGAAGCTCTCCTGGATGCACGATCGCATGCCAGCAATCCTGGACACGGATGAAAAGGTTGCAGCTTGGTTGGATTACAAAAAAGTCCAACCGGATGATGCTCTGAAACTCCTTAAACCTACAGAAAACATCACCTGGCATCAGGTGTCGAGAATCGTCAACAATTCCCGGAATAAATCAGATCAATGCAATAAACCCCTTGCCGAGGGTAAAAGCAGCCCCATCAAAAGCAAAATGATGCAGTCATGGCTGGGAAAGGCCAATAAGCCAAGATCCAGCAGAGATATCGAAGAGGATGAGGAAGTAAGCAAGAAACCTAAATTGGAAGTAAAAGAAGAGGATCCCGAGGAACCATCTTCATCCGGAGAGCCTGCAGAATGA